In the Neodiprion virginianus isolate iyNeoVirg1 chromosome 2, iyNeoVirg1.1, whole genome shotgun sequence genome, ATGAATAAGATGAATTTACCACCTCCATTCCAGGAATTGGAGTCTGAATTTCCATTCCTTAAAGATTGCTATGATGTGGAGAGATATAGAGATATATTCGGACCGACTGTTGGTCGTAATAGAAAGAACGGTGAGTCAAAATCGCTATTAGACCTTAGGAAGCCAAAAGTTGaattaattcatttcataATCAGTGATAGAATCTATTAATACTTTAATTTAGAACTATACATTACATTGTGTCCTATTTCACGCTCAGATGATGAAACAGAAGAAAGTGATGAATCAGAGTTAGAGACTGACGAAAATATGGAATTAAAGGCCAAAGAAATCATTCCAATAAAACGGAAACGAGCCCAATCTAGcaaacgtttgaaaattccaaaatttgttaATCCATTAAAACAAGCCTTAAATACCAGTTCTGCAAATCAGAAAGTAGTCAAACCGGAAGATGTATTTGAATCATTACAGAGGAGTGAAAGTAAAAGCTTAAAAATTGCTCTCAAAGTAGATTCAGATTTGGAAAAACGATTAGATATgggaaatgaaataaatccCATCACTGGTTCTCCTGTGATAACATCCGAAGGAGAGGGTGGTTTCGGTCTGATATATCCAGTGAAAAAACCGGATGATCCTGGTGCAAAGGATGAAGATGCACCCGTTAGTTCTTCCACAGAGTTTATTACATCGGAGGAATTAGTAGCTAATCGAATTTCTGTGAATGGTTGGTATTAGTAATTGcagattttaaatttacatattcCTCCCAATactattaattttcaataacacGTTTAATTTCTGAACGTGCCCTTCAGATCAAAGGCTACTGCCTGTATTCAAGAATTACCATCCTGGAAAACCATCGTGTCGTCTTTACATAAAAAATCTATCAAAACAAGTCGAGTTGAAAGATTTGGATTACATTTATAAGAAGTATGTGCTACCTTACAATCAAGCTGATGAGGAGGCTCCTCGGTAAGTATTTATTAGTTCATTTATAATCGATATTTgctttttgtgaaaaaattttattgatagTTTATTTCATTCTCTGCAAAACAGGTACAACGTAAGACTCATGCAAGAAGGGCGGATGAAGGGCCAGGCATTTATCACATTACAAACTATTGAACAGGCTCGAATTGCACTCAAAGAAACTAACGGGTTTATTCTTAAAGACAAACCAATGGTCGTTCAGTTTgccaaaattgtaaataaaccGCAAACTTCCTGAAAACCATACAGGAGATATGTTTTCATATATGTTTatcaattgaaatattataatgtaGATATGCAACAAATATGATTTTCACTACAAATCTATATTACACCTAATTTCAAGAATATGTTTCTACACGCGTTCCAGAGTTCTTCGTGTGGTGTGATACATCAATGTATGCACACATTCAAAAATCTGGCGGCGTAACGGTAATGTCGCCATCTTGGAAATTAGTTCCTGTAAATAGTGAGATTTGGCGTAGGTGGGGTGTAGATTTCTACATCCGGAAGAACACGACTTCAAAATTCAACACCGCCACGCACGGCATGTTACATACCCTGCGCGGTTTTCTTGTTCGCCCTCGCTGTGTGTTTCGCCTTGTAGGTGtaatatacatgcatacacgtGGAATAAATCCCTTTCCCTTCCCTGCCTACTTTCCCGTTGGTTTGGTACTGCAGCGCTGACGAGCGCTGTAGCGAGTGAGTGCCAGACGCGAGTGTCAATCACCAACCTGGGCCAACTGGTTCGAATCGGTGAATATTTGGCTAGATTTCGGTACCTCACTCGACACTCCATCATCGGGGAAGTATTGTGAGAAAACgcgattaagaaaaaaaaaaaacacagaatCACCAAAagggatttttgaaaaatcacaaacGTAAATTTAACGCGAAAAGACTAGTATTAACCTCTAGCATCGACAATGGACGTGGATGCGTTGTTGCAACATTCCCAGTACGCGATACCTATCGGCATTGTGTTGGCGTGCGCCATTCTAGTGTTTGTATTCGGTTTTAAAAATGCGGAGCAGCCACCGTTTGCCCAGCTCACGTCGGGTTCCGACGTGGACCGGAAGCCAGCTGGCAAAAAGCGCAACAAGATCAAAGATAAGgtatgataaattatttaaaacatttttttctgctgTGCTCCGGATTAAAGTCATACAATCGTCAGCTAGTCCGAATCTGAAGGAGCGTCCTTAAGCTGGCCTCCCTACCATATGGTTACACGTTTTGACAACATGGCACTCTCTGCgtaagtatgtatgtatgcatcaCATGCGTACATACACGCCGTCGCGTCACACAACGCGTTTGCAGGTTTCTGCCAATAGTCACCTGTGACGTTGAGCCCTGTACTTTTACCTTTCTGTTTTCAAATTAACGCCCTTTTATACACGTAATAGAATCATCGAATATTCGCCTCAATTTATCCTGCTAAATAAAAACTCATGATGCATACATAAGGTGGATTCGTTTGACTCTTGTTGACTCTTTCCGTGATGACATGCTTTCTCTGTTCAATGCATGCCATTAAAAAGAGAAATATGAGATGATCGCTAAGTAATACACTTAcgatttctttcatttatcaACGATTCATGTTTCATATTACCGTAAAGGCTGTAAAACCTGGCCACATCTTTCCAGCCCGACCAACATATGctcattattcatttaatgTATTTCTCATTGGACGTTACTTAAGATAGGTACTTACAGTGAATGGAAATCATTGCTAACTTTGGTTCAAGAAAtctatcaattttcaatttatacacATGGGCACATACTCAGATTCATTGACGTTACATTGCAGAGTCGTACTACCAATGTACAGTTGACTACAGAAAAATCAAGTCCTGCTAAGAAAGTAGTAGCTGTCAAAGCAGAggctgttaaaaaaaatgcttcaAAAAGTGAAGAGGTAGGCAGGGAACTCAAGGAGCGCAAACATGAAGACAACAAGCCAGTTGTTGCTAGGAAAGAAAAGGCTGTCAGCACTTTAAAATctggaaaagaaaacaaggGAGAGTTGGtaaagaatcgaaaaaatttaaagaatcTTTCTCAGGAAAAGCCAGTTGACTTTGATGATGGTACGTATCTATCATTTACGTTAAAACAATATGATAATCAGGTAGAATATGCATAAACTGACGGTAGGAATAAGGGGAAaagctttttatttttgggaATTACAGGAAATTGGGAACCGGTTTCGAGAAAGGacaaaaagaacaagaaaaaagatgaagataCCCCATccaagaaaattaaaaaggaaggaaaaaaggcTGCAGAGC is a window encoding:
- the LOC124298499 gene encoding RNA-binding region-containing protein 3 isoform X2 produces the protein MESTPYQDEKFSCDTLRISHLPSNLTNSQRESLLQKFGAIKVKTINKSEKYAITFAKFVSKHAATQALFRLHQLQVRGQRLSVEFAKKSISDFSVHESHNLQSSKDEGTKEESTESNFQTFLNKLNGWAFSQVLTQPPSPNIWYKYSPPTANTLLRIAIQMIKEPVFYCQVLHLMNKMNLPPPFQELESEFPFLKDCYDVERYRDIFGPTVGRNRKNDDETEESDESELETDENMELKAKEIIPIKRKRAQSSKRLKIPKFVNPLKQALNTSSANQKVVKPEDVFESLQRSESKSLKIALKVDSDLEKRLDMGNEINPITGSPVITSEGEGGFGLIYPVKKPDDPGAKDEDAPVSSSTEFITSEELVANRISVNDQRLLPVFKNYHPGKPSCRLYIKNLSKQVELKDLDYIYKKYVLPYNQADEEAPRYNVRLMQEGRMKGQAFITLQTIEQARIALKETNGFILKDKPMVVQFAKIVNKPQTS
- the LOC124298499 gene encoding RNA-binding region-containing protein 3 isoform X1; protein product: MYETDAYLQAIWRNSISYQDEKFSCDTLRISHLPSNLTNSQRESLLQKFGAIKVKTINKSEKYAITFAKFVSKHAATQALFRLHQLQVRGQRLSVEFAKKSISDFSVHESHNLQSSKDEGTKEESTESNFQTFLNKLNGWAFSQVLTQPPSPNIWYKYSPPTANTLLRIAIQMIKEPVFYCQVLHLMNKMNLPPPFQELESEFPFLKDCYDVERYRDIFGPTVGRNRKNDDETEESDESELETDENMELKAKEIIPIKRKRAQSSKRLKIPKFVNPLKQALNTSSANQKVVKPEDVFESLQRSESKSLKIALKVDSDLEKRLDMGNEINPITGSPVITSEGEGGFGLIYPVKKPDDPGAKDEDAPVSSSTEFITSEELVANRISVNDQRLLPVFKNYHPGKPSCRLYIKNLSKQVELKDLDYIYKKYVLPYNQADEEAPRYNVRLMQEGRMKGQAFITLQTIEQARIALKETNGFILKDKPMVVQFAKIVNKPQTS
- the LOC124298499 gene encoding RNA-binding region-containing protein 3 isoform X4 — encoded protein: MRTCRQFGGTAFLSKDEGTKEESTESNFQTFLNKLNGWAFSQVLTQPPSPNIWYKYSPPTANTLLRIAIQMIKEPVFYCQVLHLMNKMNLPPPFQELESEFPFLKDCYDVERYRDIFGPTVGRNRKNDDETEESDESELETDENMELKAKEIIPIKRKRAQSSKRLKIPKFVNPLKQALNTSSANQKVVKPEDVFESLQRSESKSLKIALKVDSDLEKRLDMGNEINPITGSPVITSEGEGGFGLIYPVKKPDDPGAKDEDAPVSSSTEFITSEELVANRISVNDQRLLPVFKNYHPGKPSCRLYIKNLSKQVELKDLDYIYKKYVLPYNQADEEAPRYNVRLMQEGRMKGQAFITLQTIEQARIALKETNGFILKDKPMVVQFAKIVNKPQTS
- the LOC124298499 gene encoding RNA-binding region-containing protein 3 isoform X3 — encoded protein: MQLHLQSLCLNMPPLKPYFGFINCNSKDEGTKEESTESNFQTFLNKLNGWAFSQVLTQPPSPNIWYKYSPPTANTLLRIAIQMIKEPVFYCQVLHLMNKMNLPPPFQELESEFPFLKDCYDVERYRDIFGPTVGRNRKNDDETEESDESELETDENMELKAKEIIPIKRKRAQSSKRLKIPKFVNPLKQALNTSSANQKVVKPEDVFESLQRSESKSLKIALKVDSDLEKRLDMGNEINPITGSPVITSEGEGGFGLIYPVKKPDDPGAKDEDAPVSSSTEFITSEELVANRISVNDQRLLPVFKNYHPGKPSCRLYIKNLSKQVELKDLDYIYKKYVLPYNQADEEAPRYNVRLMQEGRMKGQAFITLQTIEQARIALKETNGFILKDKPMVVQFAKIVNKPQTS
- the LOC124298501 gene encoding axoneme-associated protein mst101(2)-like; the encoded protein is MDVDALLQHSQYAIPIGIVLACAILVFVFGFKNAEQPPFAQLTSGSDVDRKPAGKKRNKIKDKSRTTNVQLTTEKSSPAKKVVAVKAEAVKKNASKSEEVGRELKERKHEDNKPVVARKEKAVSTLKSGKENKGELVKNRKNLKNLSQEKPVDFDDGNWEPVSRKDKKNKKKDEDTPSKKIKKEGKKAAELITNVTKKEKEQPEIKDKVAKDTENKELKEKDKQEVVLIPVTDVEPAIENHENKEKADELEKIEKPKKPEKLEKVQKSEKIEKSEKPEEKKSSSKAKKVKKVIGNENALSADVSSSEKPEKIIEKLEEEKKTKTETAEEKKVEKIEENNKVVFDELGDVWTEAKPQKKSKKKARKDN